From a region of the uncultured Fibrobacter sp. genome:
- a CDS encoding glycoside hydrolase family 13 protein — protein MFAPAWVKDAIFYQIFPDRFCRSGRYHAVGKFVEWGSKPTRENMFGGNLAGIEDKLEYIAGLGVNAIYLCPIFKSNSNHRYHTVDYFEIDPVLGTLEDFDRLVKKAHKLKLRVILDGVFNHCSRGFFQFNSLMELGEHSPYVDWFHVKGWPLNAYTDKPNYECWWNFPALPKFNTDCPDVREYLFSVGEYWMKRGIDGWRLDVPNEIDDDSFWQEFRRRVKAVNPDAYIVGEIWDDPIRWLKGDQFDGVMNYMFRKAAMQFLFDENPISIKEFGERMSRAFPEGRGDIPMNLLGSHDTTRLMSQPCASLERIKLAYAILFFLPGAPCIYYGEELSMKGGKDPDNRRSVPWSKLAEMQAKPLYEFIKQMIALRNKNAVLRDGTLEIRSADNGFAIERTLGKKTMTLVVLQDGTDFKFNIV, from the coding sequence ATGTTCGCTCCTGCTTGGGTTAAAGACGCGATCTTTTATCAGATTTTTCCGGACCGGTTTTGCCGTTCGGGGCGTTACCATGCAGTAGGCAAGTTCGTGGAGTGGGGGAGCAAGCCCACTCGCGAAAACATGTTCGGCGGGAACCTCGCGGGCATCGAAGACAAGCTGGAATACATTGCGGGCTTGGGTGTCAACGCGATTTACCTGTGCCCGATTTTCAAGAGCAATTCGAATCATCGTTACCACACGGTAGACTACTTCGAGATTGACCCGGTGCTCGGCACGCTCGAAGATTTTGATCGCTTGGTCAAGAAGGCGCACAAGCTAAAGCTGCGCGTGATTCTGGATGGCGTGTTCAACCATTGCTCCCGCGGATTCTTCCAGTTCAATAGCCTCATGGAATTGGGCGAGCATTCGCCGTATGTGGACTGGTTCCATGTGAAGGGCTGGCCGCTGAACGCCTATACCGACAAACCCAATTACGAATGCTGGTGGAACTTTCCGGCGCTCCCGAAGTTCAATACGGACTGTCCCGATGTGCGCGAATACCTTTTCTCGGTTGGCGAGTACTGGATGAAGCGCGGCATTGACGGCTGGCGCCTCGATGTTCCGAATGAAATTGACGACGATAGCTTTTGGCAGGAATTCCGCCGCCGCGTAAAGGCGGTGAATCCGGATGCCTACATTGTGGGCGAGATTTGGGATGACCCGATTCGCTGGCTGAAGGGCGACCAATTTGATGGCGTGATGAATTACATGTTCCGCAAGGCGGCGATGCAGTTCCTGTTCGACGAAAATCCGATTTCGATCAAGGAGTTTGGCGAACGTATGAGTCGCGCATTCCCTGAAGGTCGCGGCGATATTCCCATGAACCTGCTCGGGAGCCACGATACCACGCGCCTGATGTCGCAACCTTGCGCAAGCCTTGAACGAATCAAGCTCGCGTATGCGATCCTGTTCTTCTTGCCGGGTGCACCGTGTATTTATTATGGCGAAGAACTTTCGATGAAGGGCGGCAAGGATCCTGACAACCGCCGTAGCGTACCGTGGAGCAAGCTGGCCGAGATGCAGGCCAAGCCGTTATACGAGTTTATTAAACAAATGATTGCACTCCGCAACAAGAATGCGGTGCTTCGCGACGGCACGCTCGAAATCCGCTCTGCTGACAACGGATTTGCCATCGAGCGTACCCTCGGTAAAAAGACGATGACGCTCGTTGTGCTGCAAGACGGCACTGATTTTAAATTCAACATTGTTTGA